The sequence TGGCCCTACTCAGCGGCGTTTCATTTGGTATTATAAGCGCGCTTCTGGGGCTTGCTTTCTTTGTGATAACCACGTTACTCTGCTTTACACCGACACGTTTTAAAAGTCTCGCCGAGAGAGAGGCAGAACGTCTCGCACAAGAACAAAAGGACACAGGACAGGTATGATTGTTTCAATTGATGGCCTAGCAGGCACAGGAAAAGGAACTCTTGCAAAAGAACTTGCGAGGCTCTACCGCATGAAATACCTCGATACGGGCACGCTATACCGTACTGTGGCGCATCTTGTGCTTGAAAATAAGCTAGACCCTTACCATGAGCCTGACTGTGTGCGTATGGCTGAGCAGGGCATGGAAGCGTTTGACTTTAAGCATATTGGTAACAATGAGTTTGCAACCTTCATTAACGATGAGAACGTGAGCCGTGATATTCGTCGTCCAGCGGTGAATGAGATTGTTGCGATGATTGCGGACTACCCAACGGTGCGTGCGGCGCTTAAAATGTTTCAGGTAAGCTTTGCAGAGCTTTGGAGTGAGCGCATTGGTGTGATTATGGATGGCCGTGATATTGGCTCAGTGATTTGCCCACATGCAGAGGTGAAGCTGTGCCTTGATGCCAGCCCTAAAGTGCGCGCAGAGCGCAGGCAAAAGGAACTGGCGAGTAAAGGTTTTGATGAAACCCTTGAAAATTGCCTTGCGGAGGTCCATAAACGTGACAGTGTAGATGAGTCTAGAATCAAGGCTTTACTTGACATGGACGACAAAGTGGTCTATATCGACACCAGTGATATGAATGTAGCGGAGGTGCTTAATGCAGCCATCGATGCAATCGGTCACGATAAGTTAAAGGTTGCCATCTAGGGAAACATTCGGGAACGCCGACCTGAATTTCTAAGTTTGCCGGTACCTTACAAAAGTAAATATTCGGCATTTGAAAAGTAAAATCATATGATTAAACTTGCAGATCCAGCGTCTCTTGGTGTTTCACCAGACATGCTGAAAACAGC comes from Pseudomonadota bacterium and encodes:
- the cmk gene encoding (d)CMP kinase, translating into MIVSIDGLAGTGKGTLAKELARLYRMKYLDTGTLYRTVAHLVLENKLDPYHEPDCVRMAEQGMEAFDFKHIGNNEFATFINDENVSRDIRRPAVNEIVAMIADYPTVRAALKMFQVSFAELWSERIGVIMDGRDIGSVICPHAEVKLCLDASPKVRAERRQKELASKGFDETLENCLAEVHKRDSVDESRIKALLDMDDKVVYIDTSDMNVAEVLNAAIDAIGHDKLKVAI